A portion of the Acidobacteriota bacterium genome contains these proteins:
- a CDS encoding Ig domain-containing protein yields the protein MTRWSLVSFALALFLLALGVSPSASMLSADNRPASQDRFAESASGESSTEEKGPSAQTLQIANLALPEAQAYEHYATELHAVGGSPPYLWSLQGALPPGTAFVPTYGRIRGTPRQSGSWRLFVSVVDAAGAQAGRFLDFVVAEGRLRIDEEMLPTGRVGQFYSVYLTGLGGQGSYRWQATGDLPAGLRLYPNTGRIRGTPVSAGFSDFTVTVTDASGGGNSVTKDLTLFVADDLIQVSDAGSLQSALGSVEDGQMIELEAGIYPAPPGGFSHQNRHREFAIRAAPGASVRLDGGGDTPIFKLRNTDGDTRGRVLFQGLSFENGGGAENTIGTGVTVRDASAIFEDCLFRENHGDPQVANFRVGGLKLSGGTRVSVIRSRFENNSAVGPGGAIKINQTGEGGAEVRVIDSEFFANRATLRATGAGESSNGGAIYLEGGLLVVRDSYFEDNHCEFVGGAIMARGIYDDEDYTEPVATVRVSNSSFYGNGCTTNGVVSGTPSSAIHGEGDVLLVIDDSLFVENRSEGTGAVSGYRSTGVIQRSEFLGNGNLPGFSHTVGTIHFGGNDANNASTGFGEFNRPSAHLTVRDSYFVGRYGDTDVVSGSAGAIHVSGDKQREFLGHTVPVDPGPEEYWNYGTAVLENVIIEDVDVRQLNPEAASAAGVRFSLALATLDGVEIRDCDVLESGTGQAGRGGGMVAWILSEVSVRDSVIERCSAISSGGGLYSFGSTLVFEDSEIVDNFLVDADGSGTQIYHRPDRSPLRLSDAQGVFRDNLIRGPGRVIAEGDYSDGPINHVRYDGNQIESTDASTWIYWNDLLIDGLDVDGLNSVTILRDPGVDTTEKSQVDNSSD from the coding sequence ATGACTCGATGGTCGTTGGTTTCGTTTGCATTGGCGCTTTTCCTACTGGCGCTGGGGGTCTCCCCTTCGGCCTCCATGCTAAGCGCGGACAACCGGCCGGCGTCACAGGACCGTTTCGCCGAAAGTGCATCCGGCGAGTCCTCGACGGAGGAAAAGGGGCCGTCCGCTCAAACCCTCCAGATTGCGAATCTCGCGCTACCCGAGGCGCAGGCCTATGAGCACTATGCGACGGAACTCCATGCGGTCGGCGGCTCGCCGCCCTATCTGTGGAGCCTCCAGGGCGCGCTGCCGCCGGGGACGGCCTTCGTCCCGACCTACGGTCGTATCCGCGGGACCCCCAGGCAGTCCGGCTCCTGGCGGCTGTTCGTTTCCGTTGTCGATGCCGCCGGCGCGCAGGCGGGTCGGTTTCTGGACTTCGTCGTCGCAGAGGGTCGGCTTCGCATCGATGAGGAGATGTTGCCGACCGGACGGGTGGGACAGTTCTACAGTGTGTATCTGACCGGCCTCGGCGGTCAGGGTTCCTATCGCTGGCAGGCCACGGGCGACCTTCCGGCCGGCCTTCGTCTCTACCCGAATACGGGGCGTATTCGGGGCACGCCCGTGTCGGCCGGGTTCTCAGATTTCACCGTGACGGTGACGGACGCCTCGGGCGGCGGCAACTCGGTGACCAAGGACCTGACGCTTTTCGTGGCGGATGACTTGATCCAGGTGTCCGACGCGGGGTCGTTGCAGTCGGCGTTGGGATCGGTCGAAGACGGCCAGATGATCGAGCTGGAAGCCGGCATCTATCCGGCGCCGCCGGGTGGCTTCTCACACCAGAACCGGCATCGCGAGTTCGCCATTCGCGCCGCACCGGGTGCGAGCGTTCGGCTGGACGGCGGGGGCGACACCCCGATCTTCAAGCTGCGGAACACCGACGGCGACACCCGTGGACGCGTCCTATTCCAGGGCCTGAGTTTCGAGAATGGCGGCGGAGCGGAAAACACCATCGGAACGGGCGTCACGGTCAGAGATGCCAGTGCGATCTTCGAGGACTGCCTCTTCCGAGAGAATCACGGCGACCCTCAGGTGGCGAACTTTCGTGTCGGCGGGCTCAAGCTCAGCGGCGGCACCCGCGTGTCGGTGATTCGATCCCGTTTCGAAAACAATTCGGCCGTGGGACCCGGTGGCGCGATCAAGATCAACCAAACCGGCGAAGGCGGAGCCGAAGTGAGAGTCATCGACTCCGAGTTCTTCGCCAATCGAGCGACACTGCGCGCAACGGGGGCGGGCGAGAGTTCGAACGGTGGCGCGATCTACCTGGAAGGTGGGCTCCTCGTGGTACGTGACTCCTATTTCGAGGACAATCACTGCGAGTTCGTGGGCGGCGCGATCATGGCTCGCGGGATCTATGACGACGAGGACTACACCGAGCCGGTCGCCACTGTGAGGGTCTCCAATTCCTCCTTCTATGGCAACGGCTGTACAACGAACGGCGTGGTATCCGGTACGCCGTCTTCGGCCATCCATGGGGAAGGTGACGTGCTGCTGGTGATCGACGACTCCCTGTTCGTGGAGAATCGATCCGAGGGTACGGGGGCCGTCAGCGGCTACCGTTCGACCGGTGTGATCCAGCGCAGCGAGTTCCTGGGCAACGGCAACCTTCCCGGCTTTAGCCATACGGTGGGGACGATCCACTTCGGAGGCAACGACGCCAACAACGCGTCGACGGGATTTGGCGAGTTCAACCGTCCCTCGGCCCATTTGACGGTACGTGACTCCTATTTCGTGGGTCGCTATGGCGACACTGACGTGGTGTCGGGCTCGGCCGGAGCCATTCATGTCAGCGGAGACAAGCAGAGAGAGTTTTTGGGCCATACCGTGCCGGTCGATCCCGGCCCCGAGGAGTACTGGAACTATGGCACCGCGGTGCTGGAGAACGTGATCATCGAAGACGTGGATGTTCGCCAACTCAACCCCGAGGCCGCGTCGGCAGCGGGAGTGCGGTTCTCGCTGGCTTTGGCGACCCTGGATGGCGTAGAGATCCGAGATTGCGACGTGCTGGAATCAGGCACCGGCCAGGCCGGCAGAGGCGGGGGCATGGTGGCCTGGATCCTGTCCGAGGTCTCGGTCAGAGATTCGGTCATCGAGCGGTGCAGCGCCATATCGAGCGGCGGCGGCCTGTACTCTTTCGGCAGCACCCTGGTCTTCGAGGACAGCGAAATCGTGGACAACTTCTTGGTCGATGCCGACGGCAGTGGCACCCAGATCTACCACCGGCCCGACCGGTCCCCGCTGAGACTTTCCGACGCTCAGGGTGTGTTCCGCGACAACCTCATCCGAGGTCCTGGCCGAGTGATCGCGGAAGGCGACTACTCGGACGGACCGATCAACCACGTGCGCTACGACGGCAATCAGATCGAATCCACAGACGCCTCCACATGGATCTACTGGAATGACCTTCTGATCGATGGCCTCGACGTCGATGGGCTCAACAGCGTGACGATCCTGCGCGACCCGGGTGTCGATACGACAGAGAAGTCCCAAGTGGACAACTCCTCGGACTGA
- a CDS encoding MerR family transcriptional regulator has product MNKKLHRVQEVAEIAGVSVRTLHHYDSIGLLIPVTRTDAGYRQYDDDNLLRLQEILICREFGMSLDQIQRSLEDPSYERAVSLQAHREQLFQRLRRTEGMIRSVDLALEALRTEAAVHAEDLFGGFDPSRYAEEVKKRWGNSSAYRESQRRVRGYDKQDWAKIRAENDDILERMVKLMQSGAAPDDSAAMDLAERHRYHMDHWYYSCTHSIHSGLAHLYETDLRFAASFEEHAEGLAAFLAAAIRANSARFETSRSKAGASS; this is encoded by the coding sequence ATGAACAAGAAACTCCACAGAGTCCAAGAGGTCGCCGAAATCGCCGGAGTCTCGGTCCGCACCCTGCATCACTACGACTCCATCGGTCTACTGATCCCGGTCACTCGTACCGACGCCGGCTATCGGCAGTACGACGACGACAACTTGCTGCGCCTCCAAGAGATTCTCATCTGCCGGGAATTCGGCATGTCGCTGGACCAGATCCAGCGGAGCTTGGAGGATCCGAGCTACGAGCGAGCGGTCTCTCTCCAGGCGCACCGAGAGCAACTCTTCCAGCGTCTCCGGCGTACAGAAGGGATGATCCGGTCCGTCGATCTCGCGCTCGAGGCGCTGAGGACCGAGGCCGCGGTACATGCAGAGGATCTGTTTGGGGGGTTCGACCCCTCTCGGTACGCCGAGGAAGTGAAGAAGCGGTGGGGCAACTCCAGCGCCTACCGAGAATCCCAGCGGCGGGTGCGCGGATATGACAAACAAGACTGGGCGAAGATCCGTGCCGAGAACGACGACATCCTGGAGCGGATGGTCAAGCTCATGCAGTCCGGAGCGGCACCGGACGATTCAGCGGCGATGGACCTAGCAGAGAGGCATCGCTACCACATGGATCATTGGTACTACTCGTGTACGCACTCAATCCATTCCGGATTGGCGCATTTGTACGAAACTGATTTGCGTTTCGCCGCGAGTTTCGAGGAACATGCAGAGGGTCTGGCGGCCTTCTTGGCCGCGGCGATTCGAGCCAATTCGGCTCGATTTGAGACCTCGCGGTCGAAAGCCGGCGCTAGTTCTTGA
- a CDS encoding helix-turn-helix transcriptional regulator → MSSAHRNHPLVLHTPCPALRSHVDHFWHLRCGPHQSHSRERILPTTATELVIDLRDDSDLPDWTMVIGPHAGFFSIATDVRADAVGIHFRPGGAYALSRTPALHLRDTFVVPEDVFGAKIIRLLRSRLLPLTEPMDRFNILEDFLLQCLDAGPPKSHPAVAMATAAFRQQPDGPTVTEVARSTGYSSTHLVTLFRREIGIAPKLFCRIQRFRHALRQIEEQNSTLRWADLAFDCGYSDQAHMVREFREFSGYSPTSFVARRTSLVGHLREDCVSQSAPSLLSI, encoded by the coding sequence ATGTCCAGCGCCCACCGGAATCACCCCCTTGTGCTTCACACTCCTTGCCCCGCACTTCGATCCCACGTGGACCACTTCTGGCACTTGCGATGCGGACCGCACCAATCACACAGCCGGGAGAGAATCTTGCCGACAACGGCGACCGAGCTCGTCATTGACCTCCGCGACGATTCCGACCTGCCGGACTGGACGATGGTCATCGGACCCCATGCGGGGTTCTTCAGCATCGCCACCGATGTTCGCGCCGACGCGGTCGGCATTCACTTCCGACCTGGAGGCGCCTACGCCTTGTCGCGAACGCCTGCCCTGCACCTGCGAGACACCTTCGTGGTTCCCGAGGACGTGTTTGGTGCGAAGATCATCCGCCTCCTGCGCTCGCGGCTGCTGCCGCTGACGGAGCCGATGGATCGCTTCAATATCCTCGAAGACTTTCTCCTCCAGTGCCTCGACGCCGGGCCGCCGAAAAGTCACCCAGCGGTCGCGATGGCAACGGCGGCTTTCCGCCAACAACCCGATGGGCCTACCGTGACCGAGGTAGCCCGCTCCACGGGCTATAGCTCCACTCACCTGGTAACCCTCTTTCGTCGCGAAATCGGAATCGCACCCAAACTATTCTGCCGCATTCAGAGGTTTCGACACGCTCTTCGACAAATCGAAGAGCAGAATTCAACGCTCAGATGGGCCGATCTCGCGTTCGACTGCGGATACTCCGATCAGGCACACATGGTCCGAGAATTCCGAGAGTTCTCTGGGTACTCACCCACCTCCTTTGTTGCCCGGCGAACTTCGCTAGTCGGTCATCTTCGCGAGGATTGCGTGAGTCAATCGGCACCAAGCCTTCTCAGCATCTAG
- a CDS encoding alpha/beta hydrolase — translation MTVSKENRIAVFGDWRIAYETRPGAEEIPIVFVHGANSDRRIWHRQLAGLEWQGQLLAIDLLGHGESDKPPEYRFGFRELALGIETVVKSERLERMVLVGHSNGVPTVREYYRLFPEKTAALVLVDGPIRQPLTDQMAAWLRAQLDSGKEDMMSTMVQQMPRGELTETDLGLIHQAALATPLHVMKGGLEALTDPGTWRQDPIQVPVLMLVSRGPMQTHWKEENRSLAESMIEELDFQILNEVTHFFMLERASDFNRRLSAFLGHLKQTEEGQIP, via the coding sequence ATGACCGTTTCGAAAGAAAACCGAATCGCCGTCTTTGGCGACTGGAGAATCGCATACGAAACTCGACCGGGCGCAGAGGAGATCCCCATCGTCTTCGTACACGGAGCCAACAGCGACCGAAGGATCTGGCATCGCCAGCTGGCAGGGCTCGAATGGCAAGGGCAACTGCTGGCGATCGACCTGTTGGGTCATGGCGAAAGCGACAAGCCGCCAGAGTATCGATTTGGATTTCGAGAGCTAGCGTTGGGGATTGAGACCGTCGTCAAGTCAGAGAGACTTGAGAGAATGGTGCTCGTTGGCCACAGCAATGGAGTGCCGACGGTCCGCGAATACTATCGGCTGTTTCCCGAGAAAACGGCGGCACTGGTGCTAGTGGACGGTCCGATTCGCCAGCCCCTCACGGACCAGATGGCGGCGTGGCTGAGGGCGCAGCTCGACAGTGGGAAGGAAGACATGATGAGCACGATGGTGCAGCAAATGCCAAGGGGCGAGTTGACCGAGACGGACCTCGGTCTGATTCACCAGGCGGCGTTGGCAACGCCTCTACACGTCATGAAGGGTGGTCTAGAGGCCTTGACGGATCCAGGTACCTGGCGGCAAGACCCGATCCAAGTCCCGGTCTTGATGTTGGTGTCGCGAGGCCCGATGCAGACCCACTGGAAGGAGGAAAATCGCAGCCTTGCCGAAAGCATGATCGAGGAACTGGATTTTCAAATCCTGAATGAAGTGACGCACTTCTTTATGCTCGAGAGGGCGTCGGACTTCAATCGAAGACTCAGCGCATTCCTGGGACATTTGAAACAGACCGAGGAGGGGCAGATCCCTTGA